The DNA window TTCGGCGATGCGGCGGCGGATGTCTTCGAAAGAAGGGATCTCGGGAAGATGGAGCTCGCGCAGATGCGTGATGAGCTCGTCCTTGCTGCGATGGAGGGAAACGCTCGCCTCCTCGCGCGCGTGCTGGAACCGTACACGGAGCTCTTCGAGCCCCGGGCGTTGGAGCCAGGCGGCCTCGACGTCGCGAGCGATCTTTTCGACCGGGAATGACTCCGCGACTTCGCGCGCCACCTTCTCGACCACCTTCTTCCCGAGCTTCTGATCCCCGGCGAGGAGCGCTTCCGGAGGAGCCCTCAGGTCCCAAATGAGCCCGACCCACGAAAGGACCTTCAGCACGTAGTACGAGAAGTCCACCTCCCACCAGCGGAATCCCTGGCGGGCCGAGCTCTGGTAGTGGTGATGGTTGTTGTGCCAACCCTCTCCCAACGTGATGATCGCGAGCCACCAGTTGTTCCGGGAGTCGTCTCCCGTCACGAAACGCTGATTCCCGACGACGTGCGCGAGCGAGTTGATCGCGAAAACGGCGTGGTAGAGGATGACGGTGCTCAGGAGAAACCCGACAAAGAGTCCGGGCCAGCCGTCGATCAGAAAACACGCCACGCCGAGGAAAAAAGCCGGTACGTACGGATGGCGGTCGAGGAGGCGGAGCTCGGGGTACTTCGCGAGATCCTGGACCGTGGAGTAGTCGGCTTCACCCTTCCGGCGGTGGAAGATCCATCCGACGTGGGAAAACCAGAACCCGCCGTGCCTGGGGGAGTGCACGTCTTCGGGAGTGTCGGAATGCCTATGGTGGTGGCGGTGGATCGCCGACCACCAGAGGACGCCACGCTGCGCCGAAGTCTGGGCCAAGAGCGCGATGAAGAACTGGAACACCCGGCTCGTCTTGTAGGACCGATGCGAAAA is part of the Gemmatimonadota bacterium genome and encodes:
- a CDS encoding fatty acid desaturase, with product MSEGTIQAKRFGDAHDRHAEGEPHIDIVYPSAIPFVLIHLSVLGIFWTGVTTTAIVMCVVLYLVRMWALTGGFHRYFSHRSYKTSRVFQFFIALLAQTSAQRGVLWWSAIHRHHHRHSDTPEDVHSPRHGGFWFSHVGWIFHRRKGEADYSTVQDLAKYPELRLLDRHPYVPAFFLGVACFLIDGWPGLFVGFLLSTVILYHAVFAINSLAHVVGNQRFVTGDDSRNNWWLAIITLGEGWHNNHHHYQSSARQGFRWWEVDFSYYVLKVLSWVGLIWDLRAPPEALLAGDQKLGKKVVEKVAREVAESFPVEKIARDVEAAWLQRPGLEELRVRFQHAREEASVSLHRSKDELITHLRELHLPEIPSFEDIRRRIAEGYAESHSLDEIAERAREILLEKVLLILRPEFQPAHG